In Perca fluviatilis chromosome 11, GENO_Pfluv_1.0, whole genome shotgun sequence, the following proteins share a genomic window:
- the LOC120568373 gene encoding zinc finger protein 521-like isoform X6 translates to MKTHASNKPHKCPVCRRGFLSSSSLHGHMQVHERGKDGSSSSLSRSDEWKLKETRKCSRCEEGFDVPEELQRHIAECHPECSPSEDGGLGATLQCIYCHEPFSDEGTLLTHIDQAHSRDRKGHTCAICSEHFLSVEDLYAHMDIHQLPESSNHSNSPSLLTVGYTSVSSTTPDSNISVDSSTMVETAPPVPKTRGRRKRAAQNTSDMGGRASKQPKVSYSCIYCNKQVFSSLAVLQIHLRTMHLDKPEQAHTCQFCLEVLPSLLNLNEHLKQVHNAEDHAALLVSLPDALLQCNFCPEVLSDLNALQEHIRCSHGFPSPVAKESNAFFCPQCFMGFLTEATLEEHVRQTHCDGGSLRFDSPLAVTPKESIVEVYSCSYCTNSPIFNSVLKLNKHIKENHKNIPLALNYINNGKKSLRTLSPSSPISVEHTMLKQGGSASRTTSEFICNQCGAKYTSLDLFQTHLKTHLDGLQPQLTCPQCNKEFPNQESLLKHVTIHFTITSTYYICESCDKQFTSVDDLQKHLLDMHTFVFFRCTLCQEVFDSKVSTQLHLAVKHSNEKKVYRCTSCNWDFRHETDLQLHVKHSHLENQGRAHRCIFCGESFGTEVELQCHITTHSKKYNCRFCSKAFHAIVLLEKHLREKHCVFEGKAQNCGANGSTASGGEGQPKEDAELHGLLTNSHGTGAAVGPVVESQNSHDGSEEEVDTADPMYGCDICGASYTMDSLLTNHQLRDHNIRPGESAMMKRKAEMIKGNHKCNVCSRTFFSDAGLREHMQTHLGPVKHYMCPICGERFPSLLTLTEHKVTHSKSLDTGSCRICKMPLHSEEDFLEHCQMHPDLRNSLTGFRCVVCMQTVTSTLELKIHGTFHMQKTGTMSGNHQPMGRSNIISHNQQQQHIQKPFKCASCLKDFRSKQDLVKLDINGLPYGLCASCVTVAGSKSSSPTVNGGRQQQHHGGATTPATTTAAWIQGESLSPGDGKGKAVSSSSSSSSTSSSTAAKTRCSSCNVKFESEAELQNHVQTVHREQAGDSNSGQLKTPQMSPMPRASPSQTEEKKTYQCIKCQMVFYSEWDIQVHVANHMLGSQVSGSHHQIEEGLNHECKLCSQSFDSPAKLQCHLIEHSFEGMGGTFKCPVCFTVFVQANKLQQHIFSAHGQEDKIYDCSQCPQKFFFQTELQNHALTQHSS, encoded by the exons ATGAAAACTCACGCCTCTAACAAACCCCACAAGTGCCCTGTGTGCCGCCGAGGCTTCCTTTCCTCCAGCTCTCTCCACGGCCACATGCAAGTACACGAAAGGGGCAAAGACGGCAGCAGCTCAAGCCTTTCTAGATCTGATGAATGGAAGCTGAAAGAAACTCGCAAATGCAGTCGTTGTGAAGAGGGTTTTGATGTCCCAGAGGAGCTCCAGAGGCACATCGCCGAATGCCACCCTGAGTGCTCTCCATCAGAGGATGGAGGCCTGGGTGCCACCCTGCAGTGCATTTACTGCCATGAGCCCTTCAGTGACGAGGGTACCCTGCTGACCCACATTGACCAGGCCCACAGCCGAGACAGGAAGGGCCACACCTGTGCTATCTGCTCTGAgcactttctgtctgttgaGGACCTCTATGCTCACATGGACATCCACCAGCTCCCTGAATCtagtaaccatagcaacagccCTTCTTTGCTGACTGTGGGCTACACCTCTGTCTCTAGCACCACTCCTGACTCCAACATCTCTGTCGACAGCTCCACAATGGTGGAGACAGCACCACCTGTGCCCAAGACAAGGGGGAGGAGAAAGAGGGCTGCTCAGAACACATCAGACATGGGAGGACGTGCCTCCAAACAGCCTAAGGTCTCCTACAGTTGCATCTACTGCAACAAGCAAGTATTCTCCAGTTTGGCTGTGCTTCAAATTCACCTGCGAACCATGCATCTGGACAAGCCAGAGCAGGCTCATACTTGCCAGTTTTGTTTGGAGGTTCTGCCATCTTTATTAAATCTAAATGAACATCTTAAGCAGGTCCACAATGCAGAAGACCATGCTGCCCTGTTGGTCAGCTTGCCTGATGCCCTTCTTCAGTGTAACTTCTGCCCTGAGGTATTGAGTGACCTCAACGCACTCCAGGAACACATTCGCTGCTCCCACGGCTTTCCCAGTCCTGTGGCAAAGGAGAGCAATGCCTTCTTCTGCCCCCAATGCTTCATGGGGTTCTTGACAGAGGCTACCTTGGAGGAGCATGTTCGTCAGACTCACTGTGATGGGGGAAGCCTGCGCTTTGACTCTCCTCTGGCTGTAACACCCAAGGAGTCTATAGTAGAGGTGTACTCCTGTTCGTACTGCACCAATTCTCCCATATTCAACAGTGTTCTGAAGCTCAACAAGCACATCAAGGAGAATCACAAGAACATTCCACTGGCACTGAACTACATCAACAATGGGAAGAAATCCCTGCGCACTCTAAGCCCCTCTTCTCCAATATCTGTGGAACACACCATGCTGAAACAAGGTGGCTCAGCCTCACGCACTACCAGTGAGTTCATATGTAACCAGTGTGGAGCCAAGTATACCAGTCTAGACCTTTTCCAGACTCACCTAAAAACTCATCTGGATGGCCTGCAGCCTCAACTCACCTGCCCACAGTGCAACAAAGAGTTCCCCAACCAAGAGTCCCTGCTGAAGCATGTGACAATTCACTTTACTATTACCTCCACTTATTACATCTGTGAGAGCTGTGACAAGCAGTTCACTTCAGTGGATGACCTGCAGAAGCACCTACTTGACATGCATACCTTTGTTTTCTTTCGTTGCACTCTGTGTCAGGAGGTGTTTGACTCAAAGGTGTCTACCCAGCTCCACCTGGCTGTAAAGCACAGCAATGAGAAAAAGGTGTATCGCTGCACCTCCTGCAACTGGGACTTCAGGCATGAGACTGACCTACAGCTACATGTCAAACACAGCCATCTGGAAAACCAGGGCCGTGCCCACCGCTGCATTTTTTGTGGGGAGTCCTTTGGCACAGAGGTGGAGCTGCAGTGCCACATCACTACCCATAGCAAGAAGTATAACTGTCGCTTCTGCAGTAAGGCCTTCCATGCCATCGTCCTTTTGGAGAAGCATTTGAGGGAGAAACACTGTGTGTTTGAGGGAAAGGCACAGAACTGTGGTGCCAATGGCTCTACTGCAAGTGGTGGGGAAGGCCAACCTAAAGAAGATGCTGAGCTACATGGTCTCCTAACTAACAGTCATGGTACAGGGGCAGCAGTTGGACCTGTGGTGGAGTCTCAGAACAGCCATGACGGAAGTGAGGAAGAGGTGGACACTGCAGACCCCATGTATGGCTGTGACATCTGTGGGGCATCTTACACCATGGACTCACTCCTCACAAACCACCAGTTGAGGGACCACAATATACGCCCTGGTGAGAGTGCCATGATGAAAAGGAAAGCTGAAATGATCAAGGGCAACCACAAGTGCAATGTTTGCTCCCGCACCTTCTTCTCTGATGctgggctgagggaacatatgCAGACCCACCTTGGACCTGTCAAACACTATATGTGCCCCATCTGTGGGGAGCGCTTCCCTTCCTTGCTCACCCTGACTGAGCACAAGGTCACCCATAGCAAAAGTCTGGACACAGGCAGCTGTCGCATTTGTAAGATGCCACTGCATAGTGAGGAGGACTTCCTGGAGCATTGCCAGATGCACCCTGACCTGAGGAACTCCCTGACAGGTTTCCGCTGTGTTGTGTGCATGCAGACAGTCACCTCTACATTGGAGCTCAAGATCCATGGTACCTTCCACATGCAAAAGACAGGGACTATGTCCGGCAACCACCAACCCATGGGCCGCAGCAATATAATTTCTCATaatcagcagcaacaacatatccaaaaacctttCAAGTGCGCCTCATGCCTGAAAGATTTTCGGTCTAAACAAGACCTGGTAAAGCTGGACATCAACGGACTGCCTTACGGACTCTGTGCATCCTGCGTGACAGTAGCTGGCTCCAAGAGCTCCAGTCCAACAGTAAACGGAGGAAGGCAACAGCAGCATCATGGTGGAGCTACCACTCCAGCAACAACTACAGCCGCATGGATCCAAGGGGAGAGTCTTAGCCCTGGAGACGGGAAAGGCAAAGCTGTCTCTTCCTCATCTTCATCCTCTTCCACATCCTCATCAACCGCTGCCAAGACACGATGCTCCAGCTGTAATGTGAAGTTTGAGTCTGAAGCAGAGTTGCAAAACCATGTCCAGACAGTGCATCGGGAACAGGCTGGGGACAGCAACAGCGGGCAGCTCAAGACCCCCCAGATGTCCCCAATGCCCAGAGCCAGTCCCTCACAAACTGAAGAG AAGAAGACATACCAGTGCATCAAATGTCAGATGGTGTTCTACAGTGAATGGGACATCCAAGTCCATGTGGCCAACCACATGCTGG GCTCACAAGTATCTGGATCACATCACCAAATAG AGGAAGGATTGAACCATGAATGCAAGCTCTGTAGTCAGTCATTCGACTCACCAGCGAAGCTTCAATGCCACCTGATTGAGCACAGCTTTGAAGGCATGGGAGGAACCTTCAAGTGTCCAGTCTGCTTTACAG